One Maribacter cobaltidurans genomic window carries:
- a CDS encoding helix-turn-helix domain-containing protein: protein MELDTLIENIPIRHNLISTFMFLGVVQSFFLAFVLLLRSSNNIGLRWFGASILATALIFLDVYVCYTGLIKYVLFLNDSTEALVLIIGPTLYLAIYCFLKREDVTFKKHWWHFVLPIGYFLSQIPFYLAPISVKYNAYIGAYYSKFPSAKIPESFNHGYHYIKDIFDWLVLVTFLFYTILSLKMVWEEKSRLTEIGVKNRSSKYIFTRNTVAVLFLLLVIIFMVYYSFDDDGGDHYLGIFHSCLAFLTTYVLLSESRFFEKSWVADKYETIGQSKSDLNLASIESYVDENKYFLRQDASLNDLASTLKVHPNHISRIINQGKHSNFNDFINQKRICFSQGKLVDPNFSNLTIEAIGALAGFKSKSAFYTAFKRHTETSPSAYIKSFSPKL from the coding sequence GTGGAACTGGACACGCTCATTGAAAACATTCCCATAAGGCATAATTTAATTTCCACTTTTATGTTTCTAGGAGTGGTCCAAAGTTTCTTCCTGGCGTTTGTACTCCTACTGAGGTCCAGTAACAATATCGGCTTGAGATGGTTCGGGGCTTCCATTTTGGCCACAGCGCTTATTTTTCTGGATGTTTACGTCTGTTATACAGGTCTGATTAAATATGTGCTATTCCTAAACGATTCCACAGAAGCCTTGGTTTTAATTATAGGGCCTACCCTTTACCTAGCTATATATTGCTTTCTAAAACGTGAGGATGTTACTTTCAAAAAACATTGGTGGCACTTTGTTCTACCAATTGGATATTTTTTATCGCAGATTCCATTTTATTTAGCTCCAATATCGGTGAAATACAATGCTTATATCGGTGCTTATTATTCGAAGTTTCCCAGTGCCAAAATACCGGAATCCTTTAACCACGGCTATCATTATATAAAAGATATTTTTGATTGGCTGGTACTTGTCACATTTCTTTTTTACACCATCTTGTCCTTAAAAATGGTATGGGAAGAAAAATCCAGATTAACAGAAATTGGAGTGAAGAATAGATCCAGTAAATATATTTTTACAAGAAATACCGTAGCAGTTCTTTTTTTGCTACTGGTAATAATATTTATGGTTTACTATTCTTTTGACGATGACGGTGGAGATCATTACCTAGGTATTTTCCACAGTTGTCTTGCATTTTTGACCACCTACGTATTGTTGTCGGAATCCCGGTTTTTTGAAAAATCTTGGGTTGCGGACAAGTATGAAACCATTGGCCAGTCAAAGTCGGACCTAAATCTTGCAAGTATTGAATCCTACGTAGATGAAAACAAGTACTTTCTTCGCCAAGATGCTTCACTAAACGATTTGGCCTCTACGCTAAAAGTGCACCCAAACCATATATCAAGGATCATAAATCAGGGGAAACATTCCAATTTCAACGATTTTATAAATCAAAAAAGAATATGTTTTTCCCAAGGGAAATTAGTCGACCCTAACTTTTCCAATTTAACCATAGAAGCTATAGGAGCATTGGCGGGTTTTAAGTCGAAATCTGCGTTTTATACTGCTTTTAAAAGGCATACGGAAACTTCACCATCCGCATATATAAAGTCTTTTTCTCCAAAATTGTAA
- a CDS encoding metallophosphoesterase family protein, protein MSSAKRLSRAYSNAKYIPFDNTSKFILFSDCHRGDNSFADDFANNRNIYFHALNHYYNEGFDYCELGDGDELWENLHFDSIFEAHKNVYQLLRKFHLEKRLHMIWGNHDMVYKDKDYVDKHLSSYFEPIDNTDKELFEGITYNEAIVLKHTETDQELFLTHGHQADWWNYTFWRWGRFLVRVLWKPLQVWGIADPTSPAKNYKELIKLERRIKRWILKNNLLITIVGHTHRPRFPEPGDIPFFNDGSCVHPRSITGIEIENGQISLIKWHIDTTLDGTLKVVRLLLEGPQKLVDYTEKQ, encoded by the coding sequence ATGTCCTCCGCAAAAAGACTATCAAGAGCCTATTCCAACGCAAAATATATTCCTTTTGACAATACTTCAAAGTTTATTCTTTTTAGCGATTGCCACCGTGGGGACAATAGTTTTGCCGATGATTTTGCCAATAACAGGAATATATATTTTCATGCCCTGAACCACTACTACAACGAAGGTTTTGACTATTGCGAACTTGGCGATGGCGATGAGCTATGGGAAAATCTTCACTTTGACTCCATCTTTGAGGCCCACAAAAATGTCTATCAACTCCTAAGAAAATTCCATTTGGAAAAAAGGCTCCACATGATTTGGGGAAACCACGATATGGTCTATAAAGACAAGGATTATGTGGATAAACATCTTTCCAGTTACTTTGAGCCCATAGACAACACGGACAAAGAGTTATTCGAAGGCATTACCTATAACGAAGCCATCGTCTTAAAACATACGGAAACCGACCAGGAGCTATTTCTTACCCATGGCCACCAGGCGGATTGGTGGAACTATACTTTTTGGAGGTGGGGCAGATTTTTGGTGAGGGTTTTATGGAAACCCTTGCAAGTCTGGGGAATTGCGGATCCTACAAGTCCTGCAAAGAACTATAAGGAACTTATTAAGCTAGAGCGAAGGATCAAGCGCTGGATACTTAAAAACAATCTTCTTATAACCATCGTTGGACACACCCATAGGCCCAGATTTCCGGAACCTGGTGATATTCCATTTTTTAACGATGGTAGTTGCGTTCATCCGAGGAGTATTACCGGCATTGAAATTGAAAACGGACAAATTTCGCTCATAAAATGGCATATTGATACCACCTTGGACGGAACCTTAAAAGTAGTACGGTTATTGCTTGAAGGACCTCAAAAGTTAGTGGACTACACTGAAAAACAGTAA
- a CDS encoding GAF domain-containing protein, producing MECENKIRPLKYLISFDVLLREYERLSTSNDEIIAAKAKKILDAQKPYPELRDGFVDSELLEKHKDIISLILQDSFSPILGENEIKVASIPYFDFFFNPSKRFQGIVKEAGPMYKPKIRNQEIEVDYIMGCVIILKFHYGVELDFSRPYFYDIPDDKGVMHHYRIMYNADFMEILPTEHSRELSQEDIDELMESPDNLSLWKDKIPPESFVAKGFIIANMFDVTSEHSISEIKSSLIASDKRSSEKFMGNLQETFRSFFRLPDIKVGLVVYNAKKDQFEPVYGKDMTSFILNGTDSKSCKDALCQYSYKKLIEENSYFAISDVEKYNRKSNGHDPYHVLENQKIKSAILAPIAFEGELLGVLEVVSGHKNELNGVNARKLDDVMPYIVSAVVRSKVEEENLIDAIIQNECTSVHSSVYWRFQEEAKYFIKDQLENRSSSFKEIVFKDVYPLYGQIDIKDSSKARNKAIQRDLMIQLSQINQVLEEAFAKNKLPIYEELIFRVNNHLDSIKEMLYSNSEQAIFDFVQEEIDPVFTHLKKTDDEIAKHIEAYEAKIDMGTGSYYDHRKNYDESVTMINKKLVTILDKRQENAQSMFPHYFERYKTDGVEHNMYIGESISENGSFNALYLNNLRLWQLQVMCEMENVHYKLKPELPVPLDATSLILVYSSSLSIRFRMDEKKFDVDGTYNARYEVIKKRIDKAYIKGTNERLTQTGKIAIVYSQKKDELEYLRYIKFLRAKKYFTDRVEIVELEGLQGVSGLKAIRAEILYKTDQESQESYTYEDLMATLKE from the coding sequence ATGGAATGTGAGAACAAAATAAGACCTCTTAAATACCTGATAAGTTTTGATGTGCTCTTACGCGAATATGAAAGATTGAGCACTTCGAATGATGAGATTATTGCAGCAAAGGCAAAAAAAATCCTGGATGCCCAAAAACCGTATCCAGAACTTAGGGACGGTTTTGTAGATTCCGAACTCCTTGAAAAACATAAGGATATTATTTCGCTGATTCTCCAAGATAGTTTTTCGCCCATACTAGGAGAGAACGAGATCAAGGTGGCTTCCATTCCTTATTTTGATTTTTTCTTCAATCCCTCCAAACGGTTTCAGGGTATTGTTAAAGAGGCAGGCCCTATGTATAAGCCCAAAATCAGAAATCAGGAGATTGAAGTGGATTATATTATGGGATGCGTTATAATTCTTAAGTTTCATTATGGGGTGGAACTGGATTTTAGTCGTCCGTACTTCTATGATATTCCAGATGACAAAGGTGTTATGCATCATTACCGTATTATGTACAATGCGGATTTCATGGAAATACTTCCTACGGAACATTCAAGGGAACTTTCACAGGAGGATATAGACGAACTAATGGAGAGCCCGGATAATTTAAGCCTTTGGAAGGACAAGATCCCTCCAGAAAGTTTTGTAGCCAAAGGATTTATCATAGCCAATATGTTCGATGTTACCTCAGAACATTCCATTTCTGAAATAAAGTCCAGTCTCATAGCCAGTGATAAAAGATCTAGCGAAAAGTTTATGGGTAATCTTCAGGAGACCTTCAGGTCCTTTTTTAGATTGCCGGATATTAAAGTAGGTTTGGTTGTTTATAATGCAAAGAAGGATCAATTTGAACCCGTTTATGGTAAGGATATGACCAGCTTTATTTTAAATGGAACGGACTCCAAATCTTGTAAGGATGCCCTTTGTCAATATTCGTACAAAAAGCTCATTGAGGAAAATTCATATTTTGCCATTTCCGATGTTGAAAAATACAACCGGAAATCCAATGGACATGACCCATATCATGTACTTGAAAATCAAAAAATTAAAAGCGCCATTCTTGCCCCAATTGCTTTTGAAGGAGAGCTTTTGGGAGTGTTGGAGGTGGTTTCCGGTCATAAAAACGAACTGAACGGTGTCAATGCACGAAAGTTGGACGATGTGATGCCTTATATCGTTTCGGCGGTCGTAAGATCTAAGGTAGAGGAAGAAAACCTGATCGATGCCATCATACAAAACGAGTGTACATCTGTACATTCCTCTGTATACTGGAGGTTTCAGGAAGAAGCGAAATACTTTATCAAAGACCAATTGGAAAATAGATCTTCATCTTTCAAGGAAATTGTTTTCAAGGATGTCTATCCACTTTATGGTCAGATTGATATTAAAGACAGCTCCAAAGCCCGAAATAAGGCTATCCAAAGGGATTTGATGATTCAGTTGTCGCAGATAAACCAAGTTTTGGAAGAGGCTTTTGCAAAAAATAAACTACCCATTTATGAAGAGCTTATTTTTAGGGTAAACAACCATTTGGACAGTATTAAGGAAATGCTTTATTCCAATAGCGAGCAGGCGATTTTCGATTTTGTTCAGGAAGAAATAGACCCTGTTTTTACCCATTTAAAGAAGACTGATGACGAAATAGCCAAACATATTGAAGCTTATGAGGCAAAGATAGACATGGGTACGGGTTCCTATTATGACCATAGAAAAAACTATGATGAAAGTGTGACCATGATTAACAAGAAATTGGTTACAATCCTGGATAAAAGACAGGAAAATGCGCAGTCAATGTTTCCCCACTATTTTGAACGCTACAAAACCGATGGGGTTGAACATAATATGTACATTGGGGAGAGTATTTCTGAAAATGGCAGCTTTAATGCATTATACCTCAATAATCTTAGATTATGGCAGCTACAGGTAATGTGCGAAATGGAAAACGTACATTATAAGCTTAAACCGGAGTTGCCGGTTCCTTTGGATGCTACCTCCTTGATTTTGGTGTATAGTTCCTCTTTGTCCATTCGTTTTAGGATGGATGAAAAGAAATTCGATGTGGACGGAACCTATAATGCCCGATACGAAGTCATTAAAAAGCGTATTGATAAGGCCTATATAAAGGGTACCAACGAGCGACTTACCCAAACTGGAAAAATTGCCATTGTATACTCCCAGAAAAAGGACGAGCTAGAATACCTTAGGTATATCAAATTTCTAAGGGCAAAAAAATATTTTACCGATAGGGTGGAAATTGTGGAGCTTGAAGGTCTACAGGGTGTTTCCGGACTAAAGGCTATTAGAGCGGAAATCCTCTACAAAACTGACCAGGAATCTCAAGAATCTTATACCTACGAGGATTTAATGGCCACCTTAAAAGAATAG
- a CDS encoding Pycsar system effector family protein, translated as MSDILQKSQNHVIELLSKELSPNYLYHNLRHTQRVVKSTKEISKECALSEKEIEVLLLAAWFHDTGYTVASKDHEQNSCIIATKFLEGQGYDPKLISKVNKYIMATEKDAVPDVLEEKIIRDADASHFAQTSYLETSEFLREELKLLNIADYSYKDWVDINIKMFGNRHRFYTDYAKEHWQGKKDKNLRKLVKEKKSIKNIAKKESLKAKYKGESPDRGIQTLFRVTLKNHITLSDIADTKANILLSVNAIIISLALSNLIPKLDNPSNDYLIYPTVIFVLFSVISMILAVLATRPNVTSGEFTKDDVAKRKGNLLFFGNFHKMSLTDYEWAINELVKDKEYIYSSLTKDLYFLGVVLNKKYLLLRWTYTIFMIGMILSVIAFAISFKFFGPERQIQELISQVLFF; from the coding sequence ATGTCTGATATTCTTCAGAAATCCCAAAACCATGTCATTGAACTTTTGTCCAAAGAGCTAAGCCCTAACTACTTATATCATAACCTAAGACATACCCAACGAGTCGTTAAAAGTACTAAAGAAATCTCTAAGGAATGTGCCCTTTCAGAAAAGGAAATAGAGGTTTTACTCCTTGCCGCATGGTTTCATGATACAGGTTACACAGTTGCCAGCAAAGATCATGAACAAAATAGCTGCATCATTGCCACTAAGTTTTTGGAAGGTCAAGGTTATGACCCAAAACTAATCTCAAAGGTTAACAAGTACATAATGGCAACTGAAAAGGACGCTGTGCCAGATGTTCTGGAGGAAAAAATTATAAGGGACGCAGATGCATCACATTTTGCGCAAACGAGCTATTTGGAAACATCTGAATTTTTACGGGAAGAACTTAAACTATTGAATATTGCCGATTATAGTTATAAAGACTGGGTCGATATCAATATTAAAATGTTTGGCAACCGACATCGATTTTATACGGATTACGCCAAAGAGCATTGGCAGGGAAAAAAGGACAAAAACCTTAGAAAACTTGTTAAAGAAAAAAAATCAATAAAAAATATTGCAAAGAAAGAATCGCTAAAAGCAAAATATAAAGGTGAAAGTCCGGATCGAGGGATACAGACCCTTTTTCGCGTTACGCTAAAAAACCACATTACGTTAAGCGATATAGCGGATACCAAGGCCAACATTCTTCTTTCCGTCAATGCCATAATCATATCCTTGGCTTTGTCCAACCTTATACCTAAACTGGACAATCCATCCAACGACTATCTTATTTATCCTACGGTCATCTTTGTGCTTTTTAGTGTCATTTCCATGATTTTGGCCGTATTGGCCACAAGGCCAAATGTTACCAGCGGAGAATTCACAAAAGATGATGTTGCCAAAAGAAAGGGCAACCTTCTATTCTTTGGGAATTTTCATAAAATGAGCCTGACCGATTATGAATGGGCCATCAACGAACTGGTAAAAGACAAGGAGTACATCTATTCCTCCTTGACAAAAGATCTTTATTTCCTTGGCGTGGTCCTTAACAAAAAGTACCTTTTACTTCGTTGGACCTATACTATTTTTATGATAGGTATGATTTTATCCGTAATTGCCTTTGCGATATCGTTCAAATTTTTTGGGCCGGAGCGACAAATACAGGAGCTCATATCCCAAGTACTATTCTTTTAA
- a CDS encoding metallophosphoesterase, translating to MKKYYTSFLLVLLITGCATYRTKYADIKDAEDIALNKEVRHTFYLIGDAGLSPLGDMNPALKIFKKRLDKAPENSTAIFLGDNIYPAGLPDPKDSTIAYLTAKNHLDAQLKTLTNFKGRKLFIPGNHDWYTEGLIGLNREEEYIKEQLDNKDAFLPKNGCPIEVVEMNEELALIVLDTEWYLTNWNKRPDINDKCEIKSREKFLLELEDAIKDHRDKTTVIAMHHPMSSYGPHGGQYSFKKHFYPKDLPVPLPGLGTFINVLRRTSGASTEDMGNKRYLDLVKRVTTLAQYSDKVIFASGHEHTLQYIVENNIPQIVSGSGAKEGDTRLLNGSRFSTGRMGYATLEVYSDGSSRVRYYGVGVSGEEEFLFTSAVLPPDAQKIDTLYPKVTDKEVKASVYTKEEIDKSGFFKAIWGERYRNYYGREVTAPVVYIDTLFGGLKPVKKGGGHQSKSLRLRHSSGKEYVMRALRKLPELYLQSMAFQKQYVMEDLKDTYTKELLADFYTGSHPYAPFTIGRLSDAVGILHTNPVLYYIPKQEALGQYNDVFGDELYMIEEHAGDGHGDLESFGYSNELKSTDSMLEDLRDDEKYGVDTDAYIRARLFDMVIGDWDRHVDQWRWAEFKESGKVIYRPVPRDRDQAYSQMGDGILMGLATRIIPGLRLMEGFNAEIRNVKGFNSSPKTYVLDLALLSESTMEDWKKQAKFLKQNLDERTIEEAFSFFPKEVQDAGVKEIKRILLSRLQNVESTAAQYFNVLNKFATVVGTDKDDWFVITRLDNSRTQVKGFRIIDGEKKKQFFDKVFNTSSTSEIWIYGLDDDDIFEVENPNKYKGIKVRIIGGQNNDIYRIKNGRGVAIYDYKSKKNTFEEITNAKVRLTDDYPVNTYNPLNIRSSNNQVLPTIGFNPDDGVKIGFLDTYTYNGFRQNPFTQQHTFRAAYYFATSGFELQYNGEFANIFEHWNLELQTRFTTPNFAINFFGFGNNSENLDDNLGLDYNRVRLQNFEFAPSMVWRSSLGAKFQLGLSYEAIEVEETANRFINTFYQQNGQETNNSFAGIHGKYSYQNHDNKSFPTMGMETSIEVGFKDNVKEEGRNFGYFIPSISFDYKLIPSGRLVMATKWKGHLNMGNGYEFYQAASIGGTDGLRGYRNQRFTGKASYYQNTDIRYSLRKMKTRILPTALGVFGGFDYGRVWSPGIASNQWHTSYGGGFFLNGADILTLNMALFYGDEGPRFTFGLGFGF from the coding sequence ATGAAAAAATATTATACCTCCTTTTTATTGGTTTTATTGATTACGGGGTGTGCCACGTACAGGACTAAGTACGCAGATATAAAGGATGCAGAGGATATAGCCCTGAACAAGGAAGTTCGGCATACGTTCTATCTCATTGGTGATGCCGGTCTATCGCCTTTGGGAGATATGAACCCTGCCTTAAAAATCTTCAAAAAACGACTGGACAAGGCTCCAGAGAACAGTACGGCGATTTTCTTGGGAGACAACATTTATCCTGCCGGTCTGCCAGATCCAAAGGATTCTACCATTGCCTACTTGACCGCAAAGAACCATTTGGACGCCCAATTGAAAACACTAACGAATTTTAAGGGAAGAAAACTCTTCATTCCTGGAAACCATGATTGGTACACGGAAGGTCTTATTGGACTTAATAGGGAGGAAGAATATATTAAGGAACAATTGGACAATAAGGACGCCTTTCTGCCCAAAAACGGTTGCCCAATTGAGGTTGTTGAAATGAACGAGGAATTAGCCCTTATCGTCTTGGATACGGAATGGTACCTCACCAATTGGAACAAGAGACCGGATATTAATGACAAATGTGAAATAAAAAGTAGGGAGAAGTTTCTTTTGGAGCTGGAGGACGCCATAAAGGACCATAGGGACAAGACCACCGTTATTGCCATGCATCATCCCATGTCCAGCTATGGTCCCCATGGAGGTCAGTATTCCTTTAAAAAGCATTTTTACCCTAAGGATTTGCCCGTACCGCTTCCAGGTCTTGGCACTTTCATTAATGTACTAAGACGAACTTCTGGCGCTTCTACGGAGGATATGGGAAATAAAAGATATTTGGACCTAGTGAAACGGGTAACGACCTTGGCACAATATTCGGACAAGGTGATTTTTGCATCGGGTCATGAACATACCTTGCAATATATCGTAGAAAATAATATCCCCCAGATTGTAAGCGGGTCAGGAGCAAAGGAAGGTGATACTAGATTGTTGAACGGTTCTCGGTTTTCAACGGGAAGAATGGGCTATGCCACCTTGGAAGTTTATTCTGACGGTTCCTCCAGAGTACGTTATTATGGCGTTGGCGTTAGTGGGGAAGAGGAGTTTCTTTTTACTTCGGCGGTGTTACCTCCGGACGCACAAAAAATAGATACCCTATATCCAAAAGTGACGGACAAGGAAGTGAAAGCATCGGTCTATACCAAGGAAGAGATTGATAAATCCGGTTTTTTTAAAGCGATTTGGGGAGAACGTTACCGCAACTATTATGGACGGGAAGTAACCGCCCCCGTAGTCTATATCGATACACTTTTTGGAGGACTTAAACCGGTCAAAAAAGGAGGGGGGCATCAATCTAAGTCATTACGGTTAAGACACTCCTCCGGTAAGGAATACGTAATGCGTGCCTTAAGAAAACTACCGGAGCTTTATTTACAGTCCATGGCCTTTCAAAAACAATATGTCATGGAAGATTTAAAGGATACCTATACCAAAGAATTATTGGCCGATTTTTATACAGGGTCCCATCCCTATGCGCCCTTCACTATCGGTAGACTTTCCGATGCCGTGGGAATACTACATACCAACCCCGTACTTTATTACATTCCCAAACAAGAAGCATTAGGGCAATACAATGATGTCTTTGGTGATGAGCTCTATATGATCGAGGAACACGCCGGCGACGGACATGGCGATTTGGAAAGTTTTGGGTATTCCAATGAATTAAAAAGTACGGACTCCATGCTGGAAGACCTTCGCGATGATGAGAAGTATGGGGTAGATACAGATGCTTACATTAGGGCCAGATTATTCGACATGGTCATTGGTGATTGGGACAGACACGTAGACCAGTGGAGGTGGGCAGAATTTAAGGAAAGTGGCAAGGTCATATATAGGCCTGTTCCGCGGGATCGCGATCAAGCTTACTCCCAAATGGGCGATGGTATTTTAATGGGGCTCGCCACACGTATCATTCCAGGTCTAAGGTTAATGGAAGGGTTTAATGCAGAAATTAGGAATGTTAAGGGATTTAATTCATCCCCAAAGACCTATGTTTTGGATTTGGCCCTATTGTCTGAAAGTACCATGGAGGATTGGAAAAAGCAGGCCAAATTTCTAAAACAAAATTTAGATGAAAGGACCATTGAGGAAGCATTTTCTTTTTTCCCCAAGGAAGTTCAGGATGCAGGGGTGAAAGAAATTAAAAGAATTTTACTATCTAGATTGCAAAATGTGGAAAGCACGGCCGCACAATATTTTAATGTATTGAACAAATTTGCCACGGTTGTAGGTACGGACAAGGATGATTGGTTTGTGATAACCAGGTTGGATAACAGTAGGACCCAAGTGAAGGGCTTTAGAATAATCGACGGCGAGAAGAAAAAGCAATTCTTCGATAAAGTGTTCAACACTTCCAGTACCAGTGAAATTTGGATTTATGGCCTAGATGATGATGATATTTTTGAAGTAGAAAACCCTAATAAGTATAAAGGAATCAAGGTAAGGATAATAGGAGGTCAGAATAATGACATATATAGGATTAAGAATGGCCGGGGAGTTGCCATATATGATTATAAAAGCAAGAAAAATACTTTTGAGGAAATCACCAACGCAAAGGTAAGGTTGACGGACGATTATCCCGTAAATACCTATAATCCCTTAAATATTAGAAGTAGTAACAATCAAGTATTGCCTACTATTGGTTTTAATCCTGATGACGGTGTCAAGATAGGTTTTTTGGATACTTATACCTATAATGGATTTCGCCAAAATCCTTTTACACAGCAACATACTTTCAGGGCAGCCTATTATTTTGCTACCAGTGGTTTTGAGCTTCAATATAATGGGGAATTCGCAAATATATTCGAGCATTGGAATTTGGAACTGCAAACCAGGTTTACCACTCCTAATTTTGCTATTAATTTTTTTGGATTTGGAAATAATTCCGAAAACCTTGACGATAATCTTGGATTGGACTACAATAGGGTTCGACTTCAAAACTTTGAATTTGCGCCGTCCATGGTCTGGAGGAGTTCTTTAGGTGCAAAATTTCAACTAGGACTTTCCTATGAAGCTATAGAAGTCGAGGAGACGGCCAATAGGTTCATTAATACTTTTTATCAGCAGAACGGGCAGGAAACTAACAATAGTTTTGCAGGAATTCATGGAAAATACTCCTACCAAAATCATGACAACAAAAGCTTTCCAACAATGGGTATGGAGACCTCGATAGAGGTAGGTTTCAAGGATAATGTTAAAGAGGAGGGAAGAAATTTTGGATATTTCATACCCAGCATTTCCTTTGATTATAAATTGATTCCTAGCGGACGTTTGGTAATGGCAACCAAATGGAAAGGCCATTTGAATATGGGCAATGGCTATGAATTCTATCAGGCAGCCAGTATTGGAGGTACAGATGGTCTAAGGGGCTATAGAAACCAGAGATTTACGGGCAAGGCCTCTTACTATCAGAATACGGATATTAGATATAGTCTAAGAAAAATGAAAACCAGAATATTACCTACTGCTTTGGGTGTTTTTGGAGGATTTGATTATGGTAGGGTATGGTCACCAGGTATTGCTTCCAATCAATGGCATACATCATATGGTGGTGGCTTCTTTCTTAACGGCGCAGATATTCTTACATTGAATATGGCCCTGTTCTATGGTGACGAAGGTCCTCGTTTTACCTTTGGGCTGGGATTTGGTTTTTAA
- a CDS encoding vanadium-dependent haloperoxidase, with product MFKKVSAILLILFFLSCSQEKPQSNEPINVTAEDLHNSIDKIVEIMIHDIFSPPVASRIFAYPNIAAYEIVAQVNPEYNSLAGQVNELTPIPKIDSLPNVNPNLAALIAHMNISKQLIFSEDKFEVLQDSLFNKWQTTNKVEFEASKAYGEKVAEHIKKWMGKDNYSQTRTMPKFTVNTEDPARWQPTPPAYMDGIEPHWNKIRPFFLDSAAQFKPVPPPAFSMDKNSQFYKELLEVYETSNRITAVGDKSEEVAIAKFWDCNPYVSVTRGHLMFATKKITPGAHWIGITKIACRNTESDFQKSVYAYTKTSMAIADAFISCWDEKYRSNLIRPETLINQHIDENWVPILQTPPFPEYTSGHSVVSGAAATALTDIFGNDFSFDDDTELPFGLPIRSFTSFNQAADEAAISRMYGGIHYRAAVEVGVGQGRELGALLIDKIKMKSVNSVAANQE from the coding sequence ATGTTCAAGAAAGTTTCGGCCATCTTGCTTATTCTTTTTTTCCTTTCCTGTTCACAGGAAAAGCCTCAAAGCAATGAACCAATAAATGTTACGGCAGAAGATTTACATAATTCTATCGATAAGATCGTCGAGATTATGATACATGATATATTTTCCCCGCCTGTGGCCAGTAGAATATTCGCGTATCCCAATATTGCGGCCTATGAAATAGTGGCACAGGTAAACCCAGAATATAATTCATTGGCCGGACAGGTAAATGAGCTTACCCCAATACCTAAAATAGACTCACTCCCCAATGTAAATCCTAATTTGGCTGCGTTGATTGCACACATGAACATTAGTAAGCAGTTGATTTTCTCCGAGGATAAATTTGAAGTATTGCAAGATAGCCTTTTTAATAAATGGCAAACCACTAACAAGGTCGAATTTGAAGCATCCAAGGCCTACGGGGAAAAAGTAGCAGAACATATAAAAAAATGGATGGGGAAGGACAATTATAGTCAAACCCGCACTATGCCAAAATTCACAGTAAATACAGAGGACCCTGCCAGATGGCAACCCACCCCACCAGCCTACATGGATGGCATCGAACCTCATTGGAACAAGATTCGTCCTTTCTTTTTGGACTCGGCGGCTCAGTTTAAGCCAGTACCTCCACCAGCCTTTTCCATGGACAAAAATTCCCAATTCTATAAAGAACTCCTGGAGGTATATGAAACCAGTAACAGAATTACCGCTGTTGGTGACAAATCCGAAGAGGTAGCCATAGCTAAGTTTTGGGATTGTAACCCATATGTGTCCGTTACCCGAGGACATTTGATGTTCGCTACCAAAAAGATTACCCCAGGTGCCCATTGGATTGGTATTACAAAAATAGCATGCAGGAATACCGAAAGTGATTTTCAGAAATCGGTGTACGCATATACCAAAACCTCCATGGCCATCGCCGATGCATTTATTAGTTGTTGGGATGAAAAGTATCGAAGTAACCTGATTCGTCCAGAAACATTGATCAATCAACACATTGATGAGAACTGGGTTCCAATCTTACAAACACCTCCATTCCCTGAATATACGAGCGGACATAGCGTAGTTTCCGGTGCCGCCGCCACAGCTTTGACCGATATCTTTGGTAACGATTTCAGCTTTGATGACGACACGGAGCTGCCGTTCGGACTTCCCATAAGAAGTTTTACCTCTTTCAATCAAGCAGCTGATGAAGCCGCAATAAGTAGAATGTACGGGGGCATTCACTACAGAGCCGCTGTAGAAGTTGGTGTGGGGCAAGGCCGAGAACTAGGCGCATTGCTTATCGATAAAATAAAAATGAAAAGCGTCAATTCCGTCGCGGCAAATCAGGAGTAG